The following are encoded in a window of Syngnathoides biaculeatus isolate LvHL_M chromosome 3, ASM1980259v1, whole genome shotgun sequence genomic DNA:
- the LOC133497618 gene encoding oocyte zinc finger protein XlCOF6.1-like, protein MRVKEEAHEDHLCGTKEENDRQRHRVEAVCKRPHVVLGRADISEDLRPEQQESVSPNTRKGSEPEPPHVKGEELEIKEEEQEDDISKFPLTVVVKSEDGDHGGGSQAHGLIAPLSDSDAVTSQSSDDDGENPQSDATRRTDNEHVTSSRRDKTFVDKSSLKRDTKTHAREKRFGCSVCGKGFFRKAHLIEHTKTHTGEKPFTCSICGKRFSLKARLTLHTRTHTGEKPFVCAACGKRFSQKPNLTSHARTHTGEKPFACSVCGKRYSEKKTLTTHTRTHTGQEPFVCSMCGKRFTQKILLIAHTRTHSGEKPFPCSVCAKRFSMQGHLMVHARTHTGEKPFPCSLCGKRFTQNEHLIKHTRTHTGEKPFSCDACDKRFSQKGQVKRHKCAHEKSAAQ, encoded by the exons ATGCGTGTGAAGGAAGAAGCGCACGAGGATCATCTTTGtggaacaaaagaagaaaacgaTCGCCAGCGCCATCGAGTGGAAGCCGTTTGCAAGCGGCCTCACGTTGTGTTGGGCAGAGCAG ACATCAGTGAAGATCTTCGTCCCGAGCAGCAGGAGTCGGTCTCTCCGAACACTAGAAAGGGAAGCGAGCCAGAGCCCCCCCACGTCAAAGGGGAGGAGCTCGAGATCAAAGAAGAAGAGCAGGAGGATGACATCAGCAAGTTTCCGCTGACTGTCGTCGTGAAGAGTGAAGATGGCGACCACGGCGGAGGATCGCAAGCGCACGGCCTCATAGCTCCACTATCAGATAGCGACGCCGTCACGTCACAGTCTTCTGACGATGAtggtgaaaacccacaaagTGACGCGACGCGTCGTACTGATAACGAGCACGTGACGTCTTCTCGGCGTGACAAAACCTTTGTTGACAAGTCATCCTTGAAaagagacacaaaaacacacgctAGAGAAAAACGTTTTGGctgctcagtttgcggcaaAGGATTCTTTCGAAAGGCACATTTAATAGAACACACAAAAACGCACACCGGGGAAAAACCTTTTACGTGCTCGATTTGCGGTAAAAGATTCTCCCTCAAGGCACGGTTAACGTTGCACACAAGGACGCACACTGGCGAGAAACCTTTTGTCTGCGCCGCTTGCGGGAAAaggttttctcaaaagccaaattTAACGTCGCACGCCagaacgcacactggagaaaaaccctttgCCTGCTCGGTCTGCGGTAAAAGATACTCCGAAAAGAAAACTTTAACAACGCACACGAGAACACACACGGGGCAAGAACCTTTTGTCTGCTCAATGTGTGGAAAAAGATTCACGCAGAAGATACTTTTAATAgcgcacacaagaacacactcgggagaaaaaccttttccgTGCTCAGTTTGCGCCAAAAGATTCTCCATGCAGGGACATTTAATGGTACACGCGAGAACGCACaccggagaaaaaccttttccctgctctcTTTGCGggaaaagattcactcagaatgAACACTTGATAAAACACAcgagaacgcacactgg